A region of Paenibacillus sp. JNUCC-31 DNA encodes the following proteins:
- a CDS encoding HAD family hydrolase yields MPELNLGSLSTPVEAILFDKDGTLLDFTVMWGFWTVRVMENFREELVARGLPFNSAEIPHIWGTSHDEQGRMNGYDVRGPLAMGTMEEVYAVLTWHGYRAGLSWAEAKIIVRECLLQAEYAMNKERPAQPLPGVLAFLEQCRSKGMKMGVVTADETENALSHLKWMGIESFFTVVVGTDQVGRGKPFPDMLLLACERLGVPTARAVVIGDTDGDMEMARAAGAAWKIAVGEPAHIKLADLTVRSFHELLEVEVNR; encoded by the coding sequence ATGCCCGAATTAAACTTGGGGAGCCTGTCTACCCCGGTAGAGGCCATTTTGTTTGACAAGGATGGGACTCTGCTTGATTTTACAGTCATGTGGGGTTTCTGGACAGTTCGTGTGATGGAGAATTTCCGGGAGGAGCTTGTTGCCCGTGGTCTTCCATTCAATTCAGCAGAGATTCCTCATATATGGGGAACATCCCATGATGAGCAAGGCCGGATGAACGGCTATGATGTGCGGGGGCCCCTTGCCATGGGAACGATGGAGGAAGTCTACGCCGTATTGACCTGGCATGGCTACCGTGCAGGATTAAGCTGGGCGGAAGCGAAAATAATCGTGAGGGAATGCCTGCTACAGGCAGAATACGCCATGAATAAGGAACGCCCTGCTCAGCCCCTCCCGGGCGTCCTTGCCTTTCTTGAGCAGTGCCGAAGCAAGGGAATGAAAATGGGCGTTGTCACAGCAGATGAGACAGAAAATGCCCTAAGTCATTTGAAGTGGATGGGTATTGAATCTTTTTTCACCGTAGTTGTAGGAACGGATCAGGTAGGACGGGGAAAGCCGTTTCCTGACATGTTGTTGCTGGCGTGTGAGCGTCTGGGTGTACCTACTGCAAGAGCTGTCGTGATCGGCGATACGGATGGTGATATGGAGATGGCTCGTGCTGCGGGAGCAGCCTGGAAGATTGCTGTCGGTGAACCTGCTCATATCAAGCTTGCGGATCTTACGGTCCGTTCATTTCATGAATTGCTGGAAGTCGAGGTAAATCGATGA
- a CDS encoding ABC transporter substrate-binding protein, translated as MKLGQASMKWRNKLKLRWRGGMSLVLAASFALITACGSSADSGTGKGSEAAAANGADSASSRPVEIEFWYGLGGNLGDNMKKTIDAFNASQSEVVVKGIVQADYTETEQKLQAAIASKKVPAAVLSSNIDWARKGYYTPLDELITADQSFNKEDYVQTFLEQGKVDGKQYFLPMYGTTQIMYYRMDTLKENHIDPATLTTWEALAEAAAKMSKQENGKTTFYGWEPMWGSDNMIDAVLGKGGKILSDDGKTVMIDSPEWVETWELFRKWINEDKTMGIHYGGQGWEYWYKTIDDVMKNKAAGYTGSSGDQGDLDFSIVAAMEQPGWEGVGQGKPVASAIMAGIPAVASPEQQQAAYKWLTYFSETANTAAWSMNTGYIAVRQSAQEDPTFKTFSEENPQIKVPLQQASHASAPFQDPTGGKINDALKDAADQVQINNIPAAQALKEAKEKAQKELDRVK; from the coding sequence ATGAAATTGGGTCAAGCGAGTATGAAATGGCGGAACAAATTAAAGCTCAGGTGGAGAGGGGGCATGTCGCTGGTACTGGCGGCGAGTTTCGCCCTGATCACTGCATGTGGTTCCTCGGCCGATAGCGGCACAGGCAAGGGTTCAGAAGCAGCAGCGGCGAATGGAGCTGATTCTGCATCAAGTCGTCCGGTAGAGATTGAGTTCTGGTATGGTCTGGGTGGTAACCTGGGCGATAACATGAAGAAGACAATTGATGCCTTCAATGCATCCCAGAGTGAGGTTGTTGTGAAAGGGATTGTACAAGCAGATTACACGGAAACCGAACAAAAACTTCAGGCTGCCATTGCTTCGAAAAAAGTACCCGCCGCTGTACTAAGCTCCAATATCGACTGGGCGCGCAAAGGGTACTATACACCCCTGGATGAGCTGATCACTGCCGATCAGAGCTTTAACAAGGAAGATTACGTGCAGACCTTCCTGGAGCAGGGAAAAGTAGACGGCAAGCAGTATTTCTTACCGATGTATGGAACAACTCAGATCATGTATTACCGTATGGATACTCTGAAAGAGAATCATATCGATCCTGCCACTCTGACCACGTGGGAGGCACTTGCTGAAGCGGCAGCGAAGATGAGCAAACAGGAGAATGGCAAGACAACCTTCTACGGCTGGGAGCCGATGTGGGGTAGCGATAACATGATCGACGCCGTGCTGGGTAAGGGCGGGAAAATTCTGAGTGATGATGGCAAGACCGTAATGATTGATTCACCGGAATGGGTAGAGACGTGGGAGTTGTTCCGCAAGTGGATTAATGAGGACAAGACCATGGGAATTCATTATGGCGGCCAAGGCTGGGAGTACTGGTACAAAACGATTGATGATGTCATGAAAAATAAAGCAGCCGGATACACCGGTTCCAGTGGTGATCAGGGAGATCTGGATTTCAGTATCGTTGCAGCCATGGAACAACCGGGCTGGGAAGGTGTGGGCCAAGGCAAACCTGTAGCGAGTGCCATCATGGCAGGCATCCCGGCTGTAGCAAGTCCGGAACAGCAGCAAGCAGCCTATAAGTGGCTGACGTATTTCTCGGAAACAGCCAATACAGCAGCTTGGTCCATGAACACAGGTTACATTGCTGTTCGTCAATCGGCTCAGGAAGATCCTACATTCAAAACGTTCAGTGAAGAGAACCCGCAAATCAAGGTTCCACTGCAGCAGGCTTCCCATGCTTCGGCTCCTTTCCAGGACCCGACCGGAGGCAAAATCAATGATGCGCTGAAGGATGCAGCAGATCAGGTACAGATTAATAACATTCCAGCAGCACAAGCGTTGAAAGAAGCCAAGGAAAAGGCTCAAAAAGAATTGGATCGCGTGAAATAA
- a CDS encoding carbohydrate ABC transporter permease, which translates to MNMTALSKQTRKDNSREETQKRKIPGGRKGFATALRYLLLALISLTMAFPFYWMVISGFKTNDEIWQFPPTFWPETFRWNNYVDAWQSAPFFRYILNSTGVAAAICLIQVINSSMMAYALTHMRFRMKGVLTGLILVGYMIPSTAVYLPSYLVLSELKLLDSYTGLIVSNCVSVFSIFLIRQAFMQVSHELVEAGQLDGASHFRILWTIMTPLVRSSFAVMVLITFIDQYNNYFWPMLITKDPNLQLVSAGLRSFFVEGGAYGLAWPQIMAASAFTIAPLLILFLFTQKTIMQSVNITAGVNKN; encoded by the coding sequence ATGAACATGACCGCTCTAAGCAAACAAACCAGAAAAGATAATAGTCGTGAGGAAACGCAGAAACGGAAGATCCCTGGTGGGAGAAAAGGATTTGCCACCGCACTCCGTTATTTGCTGCTTGCCCTGATCAGTCTGACGATGGCATTTCCGTTCTACTGGATGGTCATTAGCGGTTTCAAGACCAATGATGAGATCTGGCAGTTCCCGCCAACCTTCTGGCCTGAAACGTTCCGCTGGAACAATTATGTGGATGCGTGGCAGTCTGCGCCATTTTTCCGCTACATTTTGAACAGCACAGGGGTAGCGGCAGCGATATGTCTGATCCAGGTCATCAACTCCAGCATGATGGCTTACGCACTTACCCATATGCGTTTTCGCATGAAAGGGGTACTCACCGGATTGATCCTGGTAGGCTACATGATTCCGAGTACAGCTGTTTATCTGCCCAGTTATCTGGTGCTCAGCGAGCTTAAATTGCTGGATTCCTATACCGGACTGATCGTGTCCAACTGTGTCAGTGTGTTCTCCATCTTCCTGATCCGTCAGGCATTCATGCAGGTGTCTCACGAACTGGTGGAAGCCGGACAGTTGGATGGAGCGTCCCACTTCCGCATTCTGTGGACCATTATGACGCCGCTGGTTCGTTCGTCGTTTGCCGTGATGGTGTTGATTACATTCATTGACCAGTACAACAACTATTTCTGGCCAATGCTTATTACCAAAGACCCGAATCTGCAATTGGTATCCGCAGGTCTGCGCAGCTTTTTCGTGGAAGGTGGAGCCTACGGTCTGGCATGGCCGCAGATCATGGCTGCCAGTGCCTTTACCATTGCACCGCTGCTTATCCTTTTCCTGTTTACCCAGAAAACGATCATGCAGAGTGTGAATATTACTGCCGGCGTGAACAAGAACTGA
- a CDS encoding carbohydrate ABC transporter permease — MRVKLWRETEAVLFTLPALIPLLIFWLGPLGYIVYLSFTDWDFMSPDKLFVGLDNYSYLLTNSEFYRSLKVTLLFGLGSVVPTIVGGLALALLMNSKIKSSGLFRTLLFSPWVTPTVAVSIAWSWIFEPEVGLANLLLGWVGISPIGWLRDANWALVAVLIVTLWKSIGWSMVFYLVALRNLPSDLLEAASIDGAGSWDKFRSITLPLISPTTFFLSIILTIQSLQAYDQINVMTQGGPAGSTRTLLYMYYQSAFESFNVGEASSIAVVIILICVLLSGVSFLLGRRLVHY; from the coding sequence TTGCGTGTGAAACTATGGAGGGAGACAGAAGCGGTTCTCTTCACCCTTCCTGCCCTTATCCCATTACTCATTTTCTGGCTGGGGCCTTTGGGATACATTGTATATCTGAGTTTTACGGATTGGGACTTCATGAGTCCTGACAAATTATTCGTCGGTTTGGATAACTACAGCTATCTGCTAACCAATTCTGAATTTTACCGTTCATTAAAAGTTACGCTGTTGTTCGGTCTTGGAAGTGTCGTGCCCACGATCGTTGGTGGATTGGCGTTGGCACTGCTCATGAACAGCAAGATTAAATCTTCCGGTCTATTCAGGACGCTTCTTTTCTCCCCTTGGGTGACCCCGACTGTCGCGGTTTCCATTGCATGGTCCTGGATTTTCGAGCCGGAAGTGGGGCTTGCTAATCTGTTGCTTGGCTGGGTCGGGATTTCCCCGATCGGCTGGCTGAGAGATGCAAACTGGGCACTGGTAGCTGTTCTCATCGTCACGCTGTGGAAATCGATCGGCTGGTCCATGGTATTCTACCTGGTCGCATTGCGTAATCTGCCATCCGATTTGCTTGAAGCAGCATCGATTGATGGGGCAGGCAGCTGGGACAAGTTCCGAAGCATTACACTGCCGTTAATCTCGCCAACTACGTTTTTTCTGTCCATCATCCTGACGATCCAGTCGCTTCAGGCCTACGACCAGATCAACGTGATGACTCAAGGGGGACCGGCTGGATCAACAAGGACGCTGCTCTATATGTATTATCAATCTGCATTTGAATCCTTCAATGTAGGCGAGGCTTCTTCCATTGCCGTTGTTATTATTCTGATCTGCGTTCTGCTGTCAGGGGTATCCTTCCTGCTCGGCCGACGCCTGGTGCACTACTGA
- a CDS encoding GbsR/MarR family transcriptional regulator, whose product MGKEAAEDQNHSSLSYRPELREKVIGAIANTMDLYGVNHSFGQLYGIMYFEDRPMTLEEMKTSMNMSKSNMSYAVRSLTESQMIYKLEEKRERQDQYLAETNFFRTFQNFFGAKLQREIDVMQESLREVIPQLSEIILARTTPPEEREEALRDLHKLQHAEQYYNWLQGFVNQLRDGAFYKDAPHESD is encoded by the coding sequence GTGGGAAAAGAAGCTGCCGAGGACCAAAATCATTCTTCGTTGTCCTATCGGCCTGAGCTGAGGGAGAAAGTGATTGGCGCGATTGCCAATACGATGGATCTATACGGAGTCAATCATTCATTTGGCCAACTGTATGGCATTATGTACTTCGAAGATCGGCCCATGACGCTGGAAGAGATGAAAACGTCCATGAACATGAGCAAAAGTAATATGAGTTACGCTGTTCGTTCTCTTACCGAATCTCAGATGATTTATAAATTGGAGGAAAAGCGGGAACGTCAGGATCAGTATCTGGCCGAAACCAACTTTTTCCGTACGTTCCAGAACTTCTTCGGGGCCAAGCTTCAACGGGAAATCGACGTGATGCAGGAAAGCCTTCGGGAGGTCATTCCGCAGTTATCGGAGATTATTCTCGCCAGAACCACTCCGCCGGAGGAACGGGAAGAGGCTTTGCGGGATCTGCATAAGCTTCAGCATGCCGAGCAGTATTATAATTGGTTACAGGGATTTGTAAATCAACTGCGGGATGGCGCGTTTTACAAAGACGCTCCGCATGAAAGTGATTAA
- a CDS encoding S-layer homology domain-containing protein, with the protein MQFRKIISMLLILVLIAPWLAAPAGKVSAEASYLAPGNNGLLTIKYVNENSIELQWKYAESGSSTPPDVNYQVYISNDSDLENMEEISGTLGHPYGDPINGSESTDGTFSKIITDLIEGDTYYFNVVVKDRNLETAYQMQSIEFTVQLSELDQYNELKKNADRGNSNDFIPEVISLLSNEQFIVEPDFKSLPVGDQEAIAQYLLDIEPPTSNGYENKGQVEFLVQLALKALEVTRQIGGPASRFALDDLYAKQAERGQHFDYPSPEDRFYQLINLYLNSSEIDKRTTAYLYELRLKNTTSISRVLKYTETAVEKTPFINRANTIEEMLGSLQKFRDIQRDILSYNTANPENPMMSFPLDMSKMDNLAPEVLEQLIDHMINQRPSGGYASFEAIQTAFNQFFPGNETDALAAVNAAKSNSNINAMILAMEDPELGITLPNGYGALSLQERTFVAKFLIDYVKNDYKNKDQVQYMIDLGVLAQSIWGQKELDLLQNKLDLLAQQLVDGPNYFNDQQTYVLRSMGQQHLDRSKVDKGVFAYKYLHLVAFERLEGAFKGDIVNPDIVLNLFSMPLESFEKAASIPLMDQWLDHAMNEWIAGEAFFNKYKFRRTGALDLSKRAELNPEGRKELAEWVLNEQDSYEDVGNLQYVINQFFTAPNVTGNDINNTITGLDDRMEISFNGKLNWIDVASIQKFDFSGDKTVWVRYKAISDEMPGRAVKIVFTANGDSSNGNGSTPNPGGSTGGGSSTTAPVTSTPAPTSKQEQIVVDVNGANGTNLTKTPITRTTEANGMMKDLVKMSEAIAKESVEKAKQLNMNTARIVIPDTKDAVSETSIELPKAAVKQLNDGGLNLEISTANAVISVPTRSIAGFDQDLYFRVVPLKKESERKEVEERAKKEHLIQQITPNSNVKVLARPVEIETNMQSHEVTLTLPLRDSLPTDPAARQQVLDNLAVYIEHSDGTRELIRGKLVKLSDSSEGIEFTVNKFSTFTLVVVDGLNASQGSHNPYINGFGADFRPDAFVTRAQMAAMLARNLSEEARTASASSVNYTDVSATHWAASDIQKAQSAGIMNGMNATQFAPEGSITRAQMATIAYRWMQQQSTDATSSTSQATDGAVFTDVSADLWASDAITYVQSAGLMTGYNDGTFKPDDKLTRAEAVKVLNVLFKRTPATGVNTPSFTDVPATHWAYADIEAAAQK; encoded by the coding sequence ATGCAATTCAGAAAAATAATTAGCATGCTGCTCATTTTGGTGTTGATAGCTCCATGGTTGGCAGCACCAGCAGGAAAGGTAAGTGCAGAAGCATCGTATCTAGCACCAGGAAATAATGGTCTATTAACGATAAAGTATGTGAACGAGAACTCAATTGAATTGCAATGGAAGTATGCAGAATCCGGATCTTCTACCCCACCTGATGTAAATTACCAGGTTTACATATCCAACGATTCTGATCTTGAAAATATGGAAGAAATCAGCGGGACGTTAGGTCATCCCTACGGTGATCCGATTAATGGTTCAGAATCTACAGATGGTACATTTTCAAAAATAATCACAGATCTAATTGAAGGCGATACGTACTATTTCAATGTAGTTGTTAAAGATCGAAATTTGGAAACTGCATATCAAATGCAATCTATCGAATTCACTGTGCAGCTGAGTGAGTTGGATCAATACAACGAACTCAAAAAAAATGCAGACCGAGGCAACAGCAATGACTTTATCCCAGAAGTTATTTCGCTGCTTAGTAATGAGCAATTCATAGTCGAGCCTGATTTTAAATCTTTGCCTGTAGGAGATCAGGAGGCTATTGCACAATATTTATTAGATATTGAGCCGCCAACAAGCAATGGATATGAGAACAAGGGGCAAGTTGAGTTTTTGGTGCAATTAGCTCTGAAAGCCCTTGAAGTGACTCGCCAAATCGGGGGACCAGCTTCAAGGTTTGCACTTGATGACTTGTATGCGAAACAGGCAGAACGCGGGCAGCATTTTGATTACCCTAGTCCAGAAGACAGATTTTATCAGCTCATTAACTTGTATCTCAACTCCTCCGAGATTGATAAACGTACGACTGCTTATCTGTACGAACTTAGACTCAAAAACACAACGTCCATTTCTCGTGTTCTGAAATATACAGAAACAGCTGTGGAAAAGACGCCTTTCATTAATCGTGCGAATACGATTGAGGAAATGTTGGGATCGTTGCAGAAGTTTCGTGACATTCAGAGGGATATTCTCTCATACAACACTGCCAATCCGGAAAACCCGATGATGAGCTTTCCTTTGGATATGAGCAAAATGGATAACCTGGCGCCAGAAGTTCTGGAGCAATTGATTGATCACATGATTAATCAAAGACCGAGTGGTGGTTATGCAAGTTTTGAAGCCATTCAGACTGCATTTAATCAATTTTTCCCTGGCAATGAAACTGATGCGTTGGCTGCCGTGAATGCTGCAAAGAGCAACAGCAATATTAATGCTATGATTTTGGCTATGGAAGATCCTGAACTGGGTATTACTCTGCCTAATGGGTACGGTGCTTTATCATTGCAGGAGAGAACATTCGTCGCTAAATTCCTGATCGATTATGTGAAAAATGATTATAAGAATAAAGATCAGGTTCAATATATGATTGATCTGGGAGTTTTGGCGCAATCCATTTGGGGGCAGAAGGAACTCGATCTTCTTCAGAACAAATTGGATCTGCTTGCACAGCAATTAGTAGATGGACCGAATTATTTTAATGACCAACAGACATATGTGCTACGCAGTATGGGGCAACAACATTTGGACCGTAGCAAAGTAGATAAAGGTGTTTTCGCTTATAAATACCTGCATCTAGTGGCTTTTGAAAGGTTGGAAGGAGCATTTAAAGGGGATATTGTTAATCCGGACATTGTGCTGAACCTCTTTTCTATGCCTTTGGAGTCCTTTGAGAAAGCTGCTTCTATTCCGCTAATGGATCAATGGCTAGATCATGCCATGAACGAATGGATTGCGGGGGAGGCGTTCTTCAATAAGTATAAATTTAGACGTACAGGTGCCCTTGACTTATCCAAGAGAGCTGAACTCAACCCAGAAGGTCGTAAGGAACTGGCGGAATGGGTGCTTAACGAACAAGACAGCTACGAGGATGTTGGAAATCTACAATATGTAATTAACCAATTCTTCACGGCCCCGAATGTAACGGGAAATGATATCAACAACACCATAACTGGCTTGGATGACAGGATGGAGATCTCCTTTAATGGTAAACTGAACTGGATTGATGTTGCCTCCATTCAGAAATTTGATTTTAGTGGCGACAAAACGGTATGGGTTCGTTACAAAGCAATCAGTGACGAAATGCCAGGACGTGCGGTGAAGATTGTCTTCACGGCAAATGGCGATAGCAGTAATGGAAATGGTTCAACCCCTAACCCGGGCGGAAGTACAGGTGGTGGATCGTCCACAACTGCACCGGTAACCTCCACGCCTGCGCCAACAAGCAAACAGGAACAAATCGTGGTGGATGTCAACGGAGCTAACGGCACGAACCTGACCAAAACACCAATTACACGTACAACCGAGGCCAACGGTATGATGAAGGACCTCGTGAAGATGTCTGAGGCGATTGCCAAGGAATCGGTGGAAAAAGCGAAGCAATTGAACATGAACACAGCACGTATTGTCATTCCTGACACCAAAGATGCGGTGTCCGAGACAAGCATCGAACTGCCAAAAGCAGCGGTGAAGCAGCTGAATGATGGTGGGCTTAACCTTGAGATTTCCACAGCGAACGCGGTTATCTCGGTTCCAACGAGGTCGATTGCCGGATTTGATCAGGATCTGTACTTCCGCGTCGTTCCATTGAAAAAGGAATCCGAACGCAAAGAAGTGGAAGAACGTGCGAAGAAGGAGCATTTGATCCAACAGATTACTCCAAATTCCAACGTAAAAGTACTGGCTCGTCCAGTTGAGATCGAAACGAATATGCAAAGCCATGAAGTAACACTGACATTGCCGCTGCGCGATAGTCTTCCAACCGATCCTGCTGCCCGTCAGCAAGTATTGGACAACCTGGCTGTATACATTGAACACAGTGACGGTACGAGAGAGTTGATTCGAGGCAAACTGGTGAAGCTCAGCGACTCCAGTGAAGGCATCGAGTTTACAGTTAACAAATTCAGTACGTTCACGCTCGTTGTGGTGGATGGACTGAACGCTTCCCAAGGCTCGCACAACCCGTATATCAATGGCTTTGGTGCTGATTTCCGCCCGGATGCATTCGTAACCCGTGCGCAAATGGCAGCGATGCTGGCTCGTAATCTGTCTGAGGAAGCGAGAACCGCATCGGCGAGCTCTGTAAACTACACCGATGTATCTGCCACCCATTGGGCAGCAAGTGATATTCAAAAAGCGCAATCCGCAGGCATCATGAATGGCATGAATGCCACTCAATTTGCACCAGAGGGTTCGATCACCCGTGCACAAATGGCAACCATTGCGTACCGCTGGATGCAGCAACAAAGTACAGACGCAACAAGCAGCACATCACAAGCAACAGATGGCGCTGTATTCACCGATGTATCTGCTGACCTTTGGGCTTCGGATGCGATTACCTATGTACAATCGGCTGGCCTGATGACTGGATACAACGATGGTACATTTAAACCGGACGACAAACTGACCCGCGCTGAAGCTGTGAAAGTACTAAATGTACTGTTCAAACGGACGCCGGCAACAGGCGTAAATACACCATCTTTTACAGACGTACCTGCAACACACTGGGCTTATGCAGACATTGAGGCTGCGGCACAGAAATAA
- a CDS encoding glycerate kinase, giving the protein MGETTFVLAPDSFKESMTAKEVCLAMEKGLRKIYPSASYIHVPMADGGEGTVQSLVDASGGAIHQREVSGPLGQTVTAQYGILGDGLTAAIEMASASGIHLVTKETRNPLHTTTYGTGELIRACLDQGIRKIIIGIGGSATNDGGTGMAEALGATFLDAQGQPLARGGGALDQLAHIDVSGLDERLQDVEFIVACDVTNPLCGEHGASRVFGPQKGATPEMVQLLDANLSHFADVVKQQLNKDIRDVPGAGAAGGLGAGLLIFTQAVLRKGIEIVIEYTSLREKLVHADVEQLLREGPENVERTTENIARVLKLGLIS; this is encoded by the coding sequence ATGGGAGAGACGACATTTGTACTGGCGCCGGATTCGTTTAAGGAGAGCATGACAGCGAAAGAAGTATGTTTGGCGATGGAAAAAGGATTGCGTAAAATCTACCCATCTGCGAGTTATATTCATGTACCAATGGCTGACGGAGGGGAAGGCACAGTGCAGTCGCTGGTGGATGCTTCTGGGGGAGCGATTCACCAGCGAGAGGTGAGCGGGCCACTTGGGCAGACCGTAACTGCGCAGTATGGCATTCTGGGCGATGGGTTAACGGCAGCGATTGAGATGGCATCGGCCAGTGGCATCCATCTGGTGACCAAGGAAACCCGTAACCCGCTTCATACGACAACCTATGGAACGGGAGAGCTGATTCGGGCATGTCTGGATCAGGGTATTCGGAAAATCATTATTGGGATTGGCGGCAGCGCAACCAATGATGGCGGTACAGGCATGGCCGAAGCGCTTGGTGCAACGTTCTTGGATGCACAAGGCCAGCCACTTGCGCGTGGAGGTGGGGCACTTGATCAACTTGCTCATATCGATGTATCCGGCCTGGATGAGCGATTGCAGGACGTGGAATTCATTGTCGCATGCGACGTGACCAATCCGTTATGCGGGGAGCATGGCGCTTCACGGGTATTCGGGCCGCAGAAAGGGGCTACACCGGAAATGGTGCAGCTACTGGATGCAAATCTGTCCCATTTTGCGGATGTGGTGAAGCAGCAGCTGAACAAGGATATACGTGATGTGCCCGGTGCTGGTGCAGCAGGTGGTTTGGGCGCAGGGCTTTTGATTTTTACACAGGCCGTGCTTCGCAAAGGCATTGAGATTGTCATTGAATACACGAGCTTGCGTGAGAAGCTGGTACATGCAGATGTGGAACAACTTTTACGCGAAGGCCCGGAGAATGTGGAGCGTACAACCGAGAATATTGCGAGAGTGCTGAAATTGGGTCTGATCTCTTAA
- a CDS encoding phosphatidate cytidylyltransferase, with protein MSSSLFTLTLIFIALLVIHIVYKIITKLQPDKDYSGIGNKIKTWWGMLVIFCLATLFNPIVSLISLMVLTFFALKEYFSMIRSTRKADRRLFLWAYLAIPVQFYWIYIGWYGMFIVFIPLYVFLVLPLPRLINKGTVGFLRSVSSTQWGLMLMVFGLSHLAYFPFASPEYGSKLVLFLVVLTQLNDVVHYLASLYLGKRKVVPTANPFLTWEGFACAFVATTAASYFIHPYLTPFDARFALFIGVLIGLAGFFGSLTVSVLKRDLLIGDDNKFDALKKSYLSRVDSLTYTSPVMFHVVRYFFDFM; from the coding sequence TTGAGCAGTTCACTCTTTACTTTAACACTGATTTTTATAGCTTTATTGGTCATACATATCGTATACAAAATCATTACGAAGCTTCAGCCGGACAAGGACTATTCGGGCATTGGCAACAAAATTAAAACCTGGTGGGGCATGTTGGTCATCTTCTGTCTTGCCACTCTCTTTAATCCGATTGTCTCCTTGATCTCCCTGATGGTACTCACATTTTTCGCTCTCAAAGAGTACTTCTCCATGATCCGCAGCACCCGCAAAGCAGATCGCCGGCTGTTTCTATGGGCGTACCTGGCGATTCCGGTGCAGTTCTACTGGATCTATATTGGATGGTATGGGATGTTTATTGTGTTTATTCCACTGTATGTCTTTTTGGTACTGCCCCTGCCACGTCTGATTAATAAGGGAACGGTTGGCTTCCTGCGTAGTGTCAGCTCGACGCAATGGGGATTGATGCTGATGGTATTTGGACTTAGTCATCTGGCGTACTTTCCGTTTGCATCACCGGAATATGGTTCAAAGCTGGTTCTGTTTCTGGTCGTGTTAACCCAGCTGAATGATGTGGTGCATTATCTGGCCTCGCTCTATCTGGGCAAACGCAAAGTGGTGCCCACGGCCAATCCATTTTTGACATGGGAAGGGTTCGCCTGTGCCTTCGTTGCAACCACCGCTGCCTCTTATTTCATTCATCCATATCTGACCCCGTTTGATGCACGGTTTGCGCTTTTCATCGGTGTGTTAATTGGTCTGGCGGGATTCTTCGGAAGTCTGACGGTTTCTGTCCTGAAACGGGACTTGTTAATCGGGGATGACAATAAGTTCGATGCACTGAAAAAAAGCTACCTGAGCCGGGTCGACAGCCTGACGTACACCTCTCCGGTCATGTTCCATGTCGTTCGTTATTTCTTCGACTTTATGTAG